A genomic stretch from bacterium includes:
- a CDS encoding TonB-dependent receptor, translated as MTYVSKPDKRVFLLCSSILLLTGVKMKNGFVGPLAIGFLFLSGDSVWSQNDSLKNYVLDRIIVTATRNAEDAANIGRSVTVITEAQIKNSSYRNIGELLEQQAGIYMVGTKQTQGSIQTISMRGANSNHTVVMLDGMRVTDPSSVDNAADISELSLANIERIEMVRGAHSTLYGSAAIGGVINIITKKNNSPGLNVDAGIQTGYFGKRTSELSPNAYVNYTFSNGFYANGEVVHTKVNGINAAVDTVTQQGAYKHFDNDGFRKLDLIGKIGYKNEKWDIFASYKNAAQKSNLDVGAFVDDPNYTIDFNRKLLSYGAAYRLNEQLSFSYMGEYSSTARNAVNDSNFVDNMGNSNHSYFKGDYAGTLSNNEFQANLNLHGIQWVAGMGTYKETMTANTFLLYTDPFFSYSSTASLDSFDIHSVIYNGYVHVDIPGKVINDNLSRYAVGLGGRVNRHSSYGNNFTYEINPSYRLTERSLIFASYATGFNAPSLYRLFTPETYYTSDIQRGNKNLKPETSVSYELGFKQTLDDVRFSISWFYTKVKNYIDYVYLWDKNVSIDSLGTDFFRDDYRGDTYLNIGDQIIRGIEAGFHARLNSKLILFGNGALIRGHLNYDADKIDVAQTQGNHVQLYSNGAFLTQGIKTSKLIRRPHTGNLGVTYHVKSNVTLTGNAQYTGMRRDVFYDQTLGPYGALAYTPLKSYWSVDASARFTLSTQWIVNFKVENIFDEKATEIRGFRNRGRGILISFRYLL; from the coding sequence ATGACGTATGTGAGTAAACCCGATAAGCGCGTTTTTTTATTGTGTAGTTCAATATTATTATTAACAGGAGTGAAGATGAAAAATGGATTTGTTGGGCCGCTGGCAATTGGCTTTCTGTTCCTGTCCGGGGATTCGGTCTGGTCTCAGAATGACAGCTTGAAAAATTATGTGCTTGATCGAATTATTGTGACCGCCACTCGCAACGCGGAAGACGCAGCCAATATCGGGAGAAGCGTAACCGTTATCACGGAAGCGCAAATAAAGAATTCCTCCTATCGTAATATCGGCGAATTACTGGAACAGCAGGCGGGAATTTATATGGTCGGAACAAAACAAACGCAAGGCTCAATTCAGACCATTTCCATGCGCGGCGCGAACAGCAACCATACCGTCGTGATGTTGGACGGCATGCGCGTGACCGATCCATCCAGCGTAGACAATGCAGCCGATATATCGGAATTGTCATTAGCGAATATTGAAAGAATTGAAATGGTCAGAGGCGCCCATAGTACGCTGTACGGCTCAGCCGCCATCGGCGGTGTAATTAATATTATTACAAAGAAAAATAATTCCCCCGGGCTCAACGTCGATGCCGGTATTCAAACGGGTTATTTCGGCAAAAGAACTTCGGAGTTGAGCCCAAACGCGTATGTGAACTATACTTTTTCAAACGGTTTTTACGCTAACGGGGAAGTAGTTCATACAAAAGTAAATGGCATCAACGCCGCAGTGGACACCGTTACGCAGCAAGGCGCGTATAAACATTTTGATAACGACGGATTTAGAAAATTGGACTTGATTGGCAAAATAGGGTATAAAAATGAAAAATGGGATATTTTCGCCTCGTACAAAAATGCAGCCCAAAAGAGCAACCTGGACGTGGGTGCTTTTGTTGACGACCCAAACTATACGATAGATTTCAACCGAAAACTGCTTAGCTACGGCGCAGCTTACCGTTTGAATGAACAATTGAGTTTTAGTTATATGGGAGAATATTCTTCAACGGCCCGAAATGCAGTTAACGACTCTAATTTCGTAGATAATATGGGGAATTCAAATCACAGTTATTTTAAAGGTGATTATGCGGGAACTTTAAGTAATAATGAATTTCAGGCTAATTTGAATTTGCATGGGATCCAATGGGTTGCAGGGATGGGAACTTATAAAGAAACCATGACGGCAAACACTTTTCTTCTTTACACGGATCCATTTTTTTCATATAGCAGTACGGCAAGTTTGGATTCCTTTGATATCCATTCTGTGATTTATAACGGATATGTTCATGTGGATATACCGGGGAAAGTGATCAACGACAACTTGAGCAGATATGCCGTCGGCTTGGGCGGACGAGTGAATCGTCACAGTTCGTACGGTAATAATTTTACGTATGAAATTAATCCTTCTTACCGTTTAACGGAACGTTCCCTGATCTTCGCTTCGTATGCCACGGGATTCAACGCGCCGTCTTTGTATCGTTTATTCACGCCGGAAACGTATTATACATCGGACATTCAAAGAGGGAATAAAAATTTAAAACCGGAGACGTCCGTTTCATATGAATTAGGTTTTAAACAAACACTGGACGATGTACGATTTTCCATATCGTGGTTCTACACCAAAGTAAAAAATTATATTGATTACGTGTATTTATGGGATAAAAATGTCTCAATTGATTCGCTGGGGACTGACTTCTTTCGTGACGACTATCGCGGCGATACGTACTTGAATATTGGCGATCAGATCATACGGGGCATAGAAGCCGGTTTCCATGCGCGGCTCAATTCTAAACTGATCCTCTTCGGTAATGGTGCATTGATTCGGGGGCACTTGAATTATGACGCGGATAAGATCGATGTGGCGCAGACCCAAGGTAACCATGTTCAACTGTATTCTAACGGAGCGTTTCTGACGCAGGGAATTAAGACTTCGAAACTCATACGGAGACCGCATACGGGAAATCTGGGCGTAACGTACCATGTAAAAAGCAACGTCACATTGACAGGTAATGCACAGTACACGGGAATGCGGCGGGATGTCTTTTATGATCAAACGCTCGGCCCCTACGGAGCTCTTGCTTACACGCCTCTGAAAAGTTACTGGAGCGTGGATGCGTCGGCGCGATTTACGCTGAGCACGCAATGGATCGTCAATTTTAAAGTTGAAAATATCTTTGATGAAAAGGCAACCGAAATTCGCGGCTTTAGAAATCGAGGCCGAGGTATTCTGATAAGTTTCCGCTATTTACTCTAA
- a CDS encoding (2Fe-2S)-binding protein, whose protein sequence is MVTKCVCSEVTFEKMKQVSDKHKCINIQCIQRYLAFGEACGMCRPYVKKMLETGETKFEVIG, encoded by the coding sequence ATGGTAACCAAATGCGTATGCAGCGAGGTGACATTTGAGAAGATGAAGCAGGTTTCCGATAAACATAAATGCATTAACATTCAATGTATCCAGAGGTATCTTGCGTTTGGCGAAGCCTGCGGCATGTGCCGGCCGTATGTAAAAAAAATGCTGGAAACCGGTGAAACGAAGTTTGAAGTAATAGGGTAG
- a CDS encoding cob(I)yrinic acid a,c-diamide adenosyltransferase: MKIYTKTGDDGTTGLFGGKRVSKDAVRIESYGTVDELNSVIGIARSMIGDKETDNILLQIQNHLFNLGADLATPLSVKNESIVRMQKNDAEKLEKWIDELDAKLPPLTNFILPGGHPAAAHLHLARNVCRRAERLTVTLSKEEPIGGYVLIYLNRLSDLLFVMARWMNHIAGMDEIKWEKS, translated from the coding sequence ATGAAAATATACACTAAAACAGGTGATGACGGTACCACGGGACTATTTGGCGGAAAACGCGTTTCCAAAGATGCTGTTCGAATCGAATCGTATGGAACGGTGGATGAACTCAACTCCGTCATAGGAATAGCCCGGAGTATGATAGGAGACAAGGAAACAGATAACATATTACTTCAAATTCAAAATCATCTTTTTAATTTAGGCGCTGATCTAGCTACGCCTCTGTCCGTGAAGAATGAGTCTATCGTGCGTATGCAAAAAAATGATGCTGAAAAACTTGAAAAATGGATTGATGAACTCGATGCAAAATTACCTCCTCTGACTAATTTTATTCTGCCGGGAGGCCATCCTGCCGCTGCACACTTGCATCTTGCGCGGAATGTCTGCAGGCGCGCAGAACGGCTGACGGTAACGCTGTCCAAAGAGGAGCCGATTGGCGGCTATGTACTAATCTATTTAAACCGTTTATCGGATTTACTGTTTGTTATGGCACGATGGATGAATCATATTGCCGGCATGGATGAGATCAAGTGGGAGAAAAGCTGA
- the feoB gene encoding ferrous iron transport protein B, whose amino-acid sequence MYSSVKVSASCHDRSDSVVAPNDLPVITLVGQPNSGKTTLFNLLTGSNFKTANYAGSTVEFSVGKFDAKYDFNALIIDSPGVTSIHPQSPDEETTIDALFHHPVYKLPDLIIVTADSSQLSRQLYLVHQLIESGFNVVVALTMNDLLERKGFELSVAKSEELLKCPVVRINGRTGEGLPDLISRCRQLYELVIFENAKKNIKRPAPPTEESVIALYSFTENIEKQVVLPRQKPVDIHAVNKKIFNVRSHDADEHSVKLDKLFLHPFWGLVFFIVSMSAIFTSIFWLAQPIMDGISEGFGLLSSWTSALLPPSWLSDLVAQGIIAGIGMVATFLPQIVILFLFLGILEDTGYLARGAMLIDKPLSKIGLNGRSFVPMLSGFACAIPAIMAARTISNRRERLLTIFIIPLMSCSARLPVYALLLALVVPPDKPWIAGLSLGAIYLTSLTIGAIAAGIISKLAGKKGNSAFMLELPAYRKPVVRYILKGTYYKSVLYIQKAGGTIVFCSLFIWALTYFPNTEPALSTEKTKNLTSAEITKLIEFERTNTSYAASIGHMTEPFLEPLGWDWRVGVSLISAFVAREVFVSAMALSLRISENGDDLQASMLESMHEAKIANSDKPLFTTASTIGLIIFFMIAMQCISTLAISRKETGSWKIPIIQQSVYSIAAYIAALAAVNGLRALGIQ is encoded by the coding sequence ATGTATTCAAGTGTGAAAGTTTCCGCTTCATGTCATGACCGATCCGATTCCGTCGTTGCACCTAATGATTTACCGGTTATTACGCTGGTAGGACAACCCAATTCCGGTAAGACAACCCTTTTTAATCTACTGACAGGATCGAACTTTAAAACGGCCAATTATGCCGGAAGTACGGTTGAGTTTTCGGTTGGTAAATTTGACGCTAAATATGATTTTAATGCGCTGATCATCGACTCTCCGGGTGTTACAAGTATTCATCCGCAATCTCCCGATGAAGAAACCACTATTGACGCCCTTTTTCACCACCCCGTTTATAAGTTACCCGACCTCATTATCGTAACGGCAGATTCGTCGCAACTCTCACGCCAACTCTATCTGGTTCATCAGCTCATTGAATCCGGATTTAACGTGGTCGTCGCATTAACCATGAACGATCTTTTGGAGAGAAAAGGATTTGAATTATCAGTCGCAAAATCGGAAGAGCTTCTGAAATGCCCTGTTGTCAGGATAAATGGACGAACGGGGGAAGGTTTACCTGATCTGATCAGCCGTTGCCGCCAGCTGTATGAATTGGTCATCTTTGAAAATGCAAAAAAGAATATAAAACGCCCGGCTCCGCCGACCGAAGAAAGTGTCATCGCGCTTTACTCTTTCACGGAAAATATCGAGAAACAAGTGGTACTCCCCCGGCAAAAACCGGTTGACATTCATGCAGTAAATAAAAAAATATTTAACGTTAGGTCTCACGACGCCGATGAACACTCCGTAAAATTGGATAAATTATTTCTTCATCCGTTTTGGGGATTGGTGTTCTTCATCGTTTCCATGAGCGCGATATTCACATCCATTTTCTGGCTGGCCCAGCCGATCATGGACGGCATTAGCGAAGGATTCGGGTTATTGAGTTCATGGACAAGCGCCCTGCTTCCGCCATCCTGGCTGTCCGACCTCGTTGCTCAAGGCATTATCGCAGGCATTGGCATGGTTGCGACTTTTTTGCCTCAGATCGTAATTCTATTTCTGTTTCTAGGAATTCTTGAGGATACGGGCTATCTAGCGCGAGGAGCCATGTTAATAGATAAGCCTCTGTCCAAGATAGGATTGAATGGGCGTTCGTTTGTTCCGATGTTATCCGGATTTGCCTGCGCAATTCCCGCAATCATGGCGGCGCGAACGATTTCCAATCGCCGCGAACGCCTTCTCACTATTTTTATTATTCCGCTCATGAGTTGCAGCGCACGATTGCCCGTGTATGCGCTTTTGCTTGCGCTGGTAGTACCTCCGGACAAACCGTGGATCGCAGGGTTGTCTCTCGGCGCCATCTATCTAACGAGTCTCACTATTGGAGCTATCGCGGCGGGTATCATCAGCAAATTAGCCGGAAAAAAAGGGAACTCTGCATTCATGTTAGAACTACCCGCCTATCGGAAACCCGTGGTGAGGTATATTCTAAAAGGAACCTATTATAAATCAGTTTTGTACATCCAGAAAGCAGGCGGAACGATCGTATTTTGTTCATTGTTTATTTGGGCGCTTACCTATTTCCCAAATACCGAACCCGCCCTCAGCACGGAAAAAACGAAAAATCTGACGAGCGCAGAGATAACAAAATTAATCGAATTTGAGCGGACCAACACCAGTTATGCGGCATCGATCGGACATATGACAGAGCCTTTTCTGGAGCCATTAGGATGGGATTGGCGCGTAGGAGTTAGCCTGATTTCGGCTTTCGTAGCGCGAGAGGTCTTTGTCAGCGCGATGGCGCTGTCCTTGCGAATATCAGAAAACGGGGATGATCTTCAGGCATCCATGCTTGAATCCATGCACGAAGCTAAAATTGCTAATTCAGATAAACCGCTTTTCACAACGGCGTCAACCATCGGCCTGATCATATTTTTCATGATTGCGATGCAGTGTATATCGACACTGGCTATTTCAAGGAAAGAAACCGGTTCATGGAAAATCCCCATTATTCAGCAGAGTGTATATTCCATCGCGGCTTATATTGCGGCGCTTGCCGCAGTAAACGGTCTCCGCGCGCTGGGAATTCAATAA